A section of the Streptomyces sp. V3I8 genome encodes:
- a CDS encoding P22 phage major capsid protein family protein — translation MAITRFKPEVWSARLLVANRTRLVYAQPGVVNRNYEGEIAEAGDTVRITSISDPTIGTYNPNTTVITPEELTDAQRTLLIDQSKYFAFKVDDVDKRQAKGSVMPEAMNRAAYGLAKIADSVVANLYTQVAVANQLGTVSVTTADLAYTQLRMLKLKLDETDVPEENRYVVGPPWFFSLLLENNKFLDASASGSTEPLRNGFIGRALGFNLAQSNQAPNPTGDDFVVQAGVSEAISYAEQINKTEAYRPESSFSDAIKGLHLYGAKVIRPTYLATLLASKT, via the coding sequence ATGGCCATCACCCGCTTCAAGCCGGAAGTCTGGAGCGCGCGACTGCTGGTCGCCAACCGGACCCGGCTCGTCTACGCCCAGCCCGGCGTCGTCAACCGCAACTACGAGGGCGAGATCGCCGAGGCCGGCGACACCGTCCGCATCACGTCGATCTCCGACCCGACGATCGGCACCTACAACCCGAACACCACGGTCATCACGCCCGAGGAGCTCACCGACGCGCAGCGCACGCTGCTCATCGACCAGTCGAAGTACTTCGCCTTCAAGGTCGACGACGTCGACAAGCGGCAGGCCAAGGGCTCCGTGATGCCCGAGGCGATGAACCGCGCGGCCTACGGGCTGGCCAAGATCGCTGACTCCGTCGTGGCGAACCTGTACACGCAGGTCGCCGTGGCCAACCAGCTCGGCACGGTGTCCGTCACCACGGCGGACCTGGCGTACACCCAGCTGCGGATGCTCAAGCTCAAGCTGGACGAGACGGACGTCCCGGAAGAGAACCGGTACGTCGTGGGGCCGCCGTGGTTCTTCTCGCTGCTGCTGGAGAACAACAAGTTCCTGGACGCCTCCGCGAGCGGCAGCACGGAGCCGCTGCGCAACGGCTTCATCGGCCGTGCGCTCGGCTTCAACCTGGCGCAGTCCAACCAGGCCCCGAACCCGACCGGAGACGACTTCGTCGTGCAGGCCGGCGTGTCCGAGGCCATCTCCTACGCGGAGCAGATCAACAAGACCGAGGCGTACCGGCCGGAGTCCTCGTTCTCGGACGCCATCAAGGGCCTGCACCTGTACGGCGCCAAGGTCATCCGCCCGACCTACCTCGCGACGCTCCTCGCGTCCAAGACCTGA